A window of Akkermansia muciniphila contains these coding sequences:
- a CDS encoding 2-hydroxyacid dehydrogenase: MADQPCRIAFFDAKPYDRDSFNSINERDFHYDIRYFKGHLTPDSVPLTRGMDVACIFVNDTADREVIRSLKENGVRLLALRCAGFNNVDLKAAEEVDLPVVRVPWYSPYAVAEHAVALMLALNRKIHRAYWRTRDGNFSLHGLMGFDMNGKTAGIIGTGKIARILIRILKGFGMNILAYDPYPDQRFAEEAGITYTTLDDLYARSDIISLHCPLTPETEYLINADSIGKMKDGVMIINTGRGKLINTEMLIDGLKSKKVGSAGLDVYEEEGEYFYEDKSDRIIDDDTLARLLSFNNVILTSHQGFFTKEALHNIAEVTLRNIRDFLEGKPLGNRVSLHQEKA, encoded by the coding sequence ATGGCCGACCAACCTTGCCGCATTGCGTTTTTTGACGCCAAGCCTTACGACCGGGATTCCTTCAACTCGATCAACGAGCGCGATTTCCATTACGACATCCGCTACTTCAAGGGGCACCTCACCCCGGACAGCGTTCCGCTGACCCGCGGCATGGACGTGGCGTGCATTTTCGTCAATGATACGGCGGACAGGGAAGTAATCCGGAGCCTGAAGGAGAACGGCGTGCGGCTGCTGGCCCTGCGCTGCGCCGGATTCAACAACGTGGACCTGAAAGCGGCTGAAGAAGTGGATTTGCCCGTCGTCCGGGTTCCCTGGTACTCCCCTTACGCGGTGGCGGAACATGCCGTGGCGCTGATGCTGGCCCTGAACCGCAAGATACACCGCGCCTACTGGCGCACCAGGGACGGCAATTTCTCCCTGCACGGCCTGATGGGCTTTGACATGAACGGGAAAACAGCCGGAATTATCGGAACGGGAAAAATCGCCAGAATCCTCATTCGCATCCTCAAGGGCTTCGGCATGAATATCCTGGCTTATGATCCGTACCCCGACCAGCGCTTTGCGGAAGAAGCCGGCATCACGTACACCACGCTGGACGACCTTTACGCACGGTCCGACATCATCTCCCTGCACTGCCCCCTCACCCCGGAGACGGAATACCTGATTAATGCGGACTCCATCGGCAAAATGAAGGACGGCGTCATGATCATCAACACGGGGCGCGGCAAGCTGATCAACACGGAAATGCTGATTGACGGGCTGAAATCAAAAAAGGTGGGCTCCGCAGGCCTGGACGTGTACGAAGAGGAAGGGGAATATTTTTATGAAGACAAGTCGGACAGAATCATTGATGATGATACCCTGGCGCGGCTGCTCTCCTTCAACAACGTCATCCTGACTTCCCACCAGGGCTTTTTCACGAAGGAAGCCCTGCACAATATTGCGGAAGTCACCCTGCGCAACATCCGGGACTTTCTGGAAGGCAAACCGCTGGGAAACCGGGTCAGCCTCCATCAGGAAAAAGCATGA
- a CDS encoding acyltransferase family protein, translated as MSAPVPLSPSVLAPKPHYAALDGLRGVAAVMVVLFHMFEGNVRDFQFHTDQIINHGYLAVDFFFMLSGFVIGYAYDDRWGKMSLWNFCKRRLVRLQPMVVMGMLLGGILFYFQGSEIFPNLAQTPVWKMLLVMTVGFTLLPVPVSLDIRGWTEMHPLNGPAWSLFFEYIANILYAVLIRKFTSRWLAVLVFLAGCALIHQCYTQGNNIGGWTLDVEQCRVGLTRLMFPFFGGLLLFRLCKPGRIRHGFWWCSLLLAAAMAMPHVGGAEYFHLNGLYDAFCIIIIFPAVVFMGASDIPGDISSRASRFLGNISYPLYITHYPIVYIYLAWVHDAEVPFSRALPVAVGVLFLCIAVAYGCLKLYDEPVRAWLSRRVLGRRAPEPPKA; from the coding sequence ATGAGCGCTCCGGTTCCTCTCTCTCCCTCCGTTCTGGCTCCCAAACCGCACTATGCCGCCCTGGACGGCCTGCGCGGCGTGGCGGCCGTCATGGTGGTCCTGTTCCACATGTTTGAAGGGAACGTCAGGGACTTCCAGTTCCACACGGACCAGATCATCAACCATGGCTACCTGGCCGTGGACTTTTTCTTCATGCTGTCCGGGTTCGTCATCGGATACGCCTATGACGACCGCTGGGGAAAAATGAGCTTATGGAACTTCTGCAAGCGAAGGCTGGTGCGCCTGCAGCCCATGGTAGTCATGGGCATGCTGCTGGGGGGCATTCTCTTTTACTTCCAGGGCTCGGAGATTTTCCCCAACCTGGCGCAAACCCCGGTGTGGAAAATGCTGCTGGTCATGACCGTGGGATTCACCCTGCTGCCCGTCCCCGTCTCCCTGGACATCCGGGGATGGACGGAAATGCACCCGCTGAACGGCCCTGCCTGGTCCCTGTTCTTCGAATATATCGCCAACATCCTCTATGCCGTGCTCATCAGGAAATTCACCAGCAGGTGGCTGGCCGTCCTGGTATTCCTGGCGGGATGCGCCCTTATCCACCAATGCTACACGCAGGGCAACAACATCGGCGGCTGGACGCTGGATGTGGAACAATGCCGCGTGGGCCTCACACGGCTCATGTTCCCCTTCTTCGGCGGCCTGCTCCTGTTCCGGCTGTGCAAGCCGGGACGCATCAGGCACGGCTTCTGGTGGTGCAGCCTGCTCCTGGCGGCGGCCATGGCCATGCCGCATGTGGGCGGCGCGGAATATTTCCACTTGAACGGCCTGTATGATGCCTTCTGCATCATCATCATCTTTCCGGCAGTGGTCTTCATGGGAGCCAGCGACATCCCCGGAGACATCTCCTCCCGGGCCAGCCGGTTCCTGGGAAACATCTCCTATCCCCTTTACATCACCCACTACCCCATTGTCTACATCTACCTGGCATGGGTGCATGACGCGGAAGTCCCCTTCTCCCGGGCGCTCCCCGTGGCGGTGGGCGTCCTGTTCCTCTGCATTGCCGTGGCCTACGGGTGCCTGAAGCTCTATGACGAACCCGTGCGCGCATGGCTCTCCAGGCGCGTGCTCGGCCGCCGCGCTCCGGAGCCTCCCAAGGCGTAA
- a CDS encoding DHA2 family efflux MFS transporter permease subunit, translating to MEKLQTSSKALRYLPFLVASAFFMQMLDATILNTAIPTIARSFHSHPLQLHSLVTAYMLTVCVLIPASGWISDKLGSRRTFLFAISVFSAGSLLCALSTSVPMMTACRVIQGIGGAFLMPVGRLVVLRSYPRSMFVNVLNIVTIPALLGPLLGPVLGGIIVQYASWHWIFLINIPVGIAGLWATWKIMPDLKAVREQRFDWPGFFLFSSSAVLVTMGLSTAGGAEDRERMILLMSAGGVLQLLYWVLAFRSKAPLFSPALFRIRNFAIGIAGNIVCRLGGSCLPYLIPLFFQVVLGYSALQSGMSLIPLALSNLLAKTVAPRLLGKFGYRNIMVVNTFTIGALLAAFYFIGPGTSELTLLGMLALLGGANSIQFTCMNTLTLIDLPNSDASSGNSLLSTIMQLSIAVSIAAASLLLDSFGGHSATSGTAVEAAFHATFVTIGITAAASSFIFALVDKDKGITRKRKKTA from the coding sequence ATGGAAAAATTGCAGACATCCTCAAAAGCGCTGCGCTACCTGCCCTTTCTGGTGGCATCCGCATTCTTCATGCAGATGCTGGACGCCACTATCCTGAACACGGCCATTCCCACCATCGCCCGGAGCTTCCACAGCCACCCGCTGCAGCTCCACTCCCTGGTGACGGCCTACATGCTCACCGTCTGCGTCCTGATCCCGGCCTCCGGGTGGATTTCCGACAAGCTGGGCTCCCGCCGCACCTTCCTCTTCGCCATCTCCGTCTTCTCCGCGGGGTCCCTGCTCTGCGCCCTCTCCACCTCCGTCCCCATGATGACCGCCTGCCGCGTCATCCAGGGAATCGGGGGCGCCTTCCTGATGCCTGTGGGGCGGCTCGTGGTCCTCCGCTCCTACCCGCGCTCCATGTTCGTGAACGTCCTGAACATCGTGACCATTCCGGCGCTGCTGGGGCCGCTCCTGGGTCCGGTGCTGGGCGGCATCATCGTCCAGTACGCCTCCTGGCACTGGATCTTCCTGATCAACATCCCGGTGGGCATCGCGGGCCTGTGGGCCACCTGGAAGATCATGCCGGACCTGAAAGCCGTCAGGGAACAGAGATTTGACTGGCCCGGGTTCTTCCTCTTCTCCTCCTCCGCCGTGCTGGTCACCATGGGCCTCTCCACCGCAGGAGGCGCGGAAGACAGGGAGCGCATGATCCTGCTCATGTCCGCCGGGGGCGTGCTGCAGCTCCTGTACTGGGTGCTGGCGTTCCGGTCAAAAGCGCCCCTCTTCAGCCCCGCCCTGTTCCGCATCAGGAACTTCGCCATAGGCATCGCGGGCAACATCGTCTGCCGGCTGGGCGGCAGCTGCCTGCCTTACCTGATTCCGCTCTTCTTCCAGGTAGTGCTGGGCTACTCAGCCCTTCAATCCGGCATGTCCCTGATCCCCCTGGCGCTGAGCAACCTGCTGGCAAAAACGGTCGCGCCGCGGCTGCTTGGCAAATTCGGCTACCGGAATATCATGGTGGTCAACACTTTTACCATAGGCGCCCTGCTGGCGGCATTCTACTTCATCGGCCCCGGCACCAGTGAACTCACCCTGCTGGGCATGCTGGCCCTGCTGGGCGGGGCCAACTCCATCCAATTCACCTGCATGAACACCCTGACGCTGATCGACCTCCCCAACTCGGACGCCAGCAGCGGCAACTCCCTGCTCTCCACCATCATGCAGTTATCCATCGCCGTCAGCATCGCCGCGGCTTCCCTGCTGCTGGACAGCTTCGGCGGCCACTCGGCCACGTCTGGAACAGCCGTGGAAGCTGCCTTCCACGCCACCTTCGTCACTATCGGCATCACGGCGGCGGCCAGCTCCTTCATCTTCGCCCTGGTGGACAAGGACAAGGGCATTACCCGCAAACGGAAAAAAACGGCCTGA
- a CDS encoding acyl-CoA thioesterase yields MESTYQHAQLPEDRIPALRVEPMPADTNQSGEVFGGWVMSQVDLAGANTAMRYALSRYIVTRAVSSLTFEAPVLVGDVVSFYTEIIKVGRTSVTVKVEVYAERLTKLCNNIAKITEAELVYVALGADKKPITLEESRAQFAQCCSVETGEGVSCS; encoded by the coding sequence ATGGAAAGTACATATCAACATGCCCAGCTTCCGGAAGACCGCATTCCCGCCTTGCGCGTGGAGCCCATGCCCGCGGATACCAATCAGAGCGGGGAAGTGTTCGGCGGCTGGGTGATGAGCCAGGTGGACCTTGCGGGCGCCAATACGGCCATGCGTTATGCGTTGAGCCGCTACATTGTGACGCGTGCGGTCAGCAGCCTGACGTTTGAAGCTCCCGTGCTGGTGGGGGATGTGGTTTCCTTTTATACGGAGATTATCAAGGTAGGGCGCACTTCCGTCACCGTGAAGGTGGAGGTGTATGCGGAACGCCTGACGAAGCTCTGCAACAACATCGCCAAGATTACGGAAGCGGAGCTGGTATACGTGGCCCTGGGGGCGGATAAGAAGCCGATTACCCTGGAAGAGTCCCGCGCCCAGTTTGCTCAGTGCTGTTCCGTGGAGACGGGAGAGGGCGTTTCCTGCTCCTGA
- a CDS encoding chromate transporter, with protein sequence MTGEKVKKCLWLFWINLFIGAFTFGGGYIVVPMISKYFVRKKQLFSKEELLSMAAIAQSAPGAIAVNLSALAGHRAAGMAGVASSCLGAVIPPLIILSIVSVWYDAFSSNTAVEAVLRGMQAGVAALIVDIVADMWQMILRRKSALLNALMPGAFLASFVFRLNIAAILAVCCVLSLWHVRRTLGRRAG encoded by the coding sequence ATGACAGGAGAAAAAGTGAAAAAATGCCTCTGGTTATTCTGGATTAACCTATTCATCGGGGCGTTCACTTTTGGGGGCGGCTACATTGTTGTGCCGATGATCAGCAAGTACTTTGTCCGGAAAAAACAGTTATTTTCCAAGGAGGAGCTTCTGTCCATGGCCGCCATCGCGCAATCTGCGCCCGGGGCCATTGCCGTCAATCTCTCCGCACTGGCGGGGCACCGCGCCGCAGGCATGGCCGGCGTGGCATCCAGCTGCCTGGGAGCCGTCATTCCGCCGCTGATCATTCTTTCCATCGTATCCGTCTGGTATGACGCCTTCAGCTCCAATACCGCCGTGGAAGCGGTGCTGCGCGGCATGCAGGCGGGCGTGGCGGCGCTTATTGTGGACATCGTGGCGGACATGTGGCAGATGATTCTCCGCAGAAAATCCGCCCTGCTGAACGCCCTGATGCCGGGCGCGTTCCTGGCCAGCTTCGTCTTCCGTCTCAACATCGCCGCCATTCTGGCCGTGTGCTGCGTCCTGAGCCTCTGGCACGTCCGGAGAACGCTGGGAAGGAGGGCCGGATGA
- a CDS encoding chromate transporter: MQALWQLFSVFLQIGAFSIGGGYAVIPMIRDQVVIHQGWITQKVFTDIITISQMTPGPLAINTSTFVGLQIAGIPGAVAATLGCIIPGVAAALLLHLFFQRHKRSAYVSGVLEGLKAASVGLIMSAGGTILMLTFCGTFDWHAITEVDIPSIILFSAALFILRKWKMNPILLMSLTGLAGYFIYGIS, from the coding sequence ATACAGGCGCTCTGGCAGCTTTTCAGCGTCTTTCTCCAGATCGGCGCGTTCAGCATCGGGGGCGGCTATGCCGTCATCCCCATGATCCGGGACCAGGTGGTGATTCACCAGGGCTGGATTACGCAGAAGGTTTTTACGGATATCATCACCATCTCCCAGATGACGCCGGGGCCGCTGGCCATCAACACCTCCACCTTCGTGGGACTGCAAATCGCCGGCATCCCCGGAGCCGTGGCGGCCACCCTGGGATGCATCATTCCCGGCGTGGCGGCGGCGCTGCTGCTGCACCTCTTTTTCCAGAGGCACAAAAGGTCCGCTTACGTCTCCGGGGTTCTGGAAGGCTTGAAAGCCGCTTCCGTGGGACTGATCATGTCCGCAGGGGGCACCATCCTGATGCTGACTTTCTGCGGCACCTTTGACTGGCACGCCATCACGGAAGTGGATATCCCGAGCATCATCCTCTTCAGCGCGGCCCTGTTCATCCTGCGGAAATGGAAGATGAATCCCATCCTGCTGATGAGCCTGACGGGACTGGCCGGATATTTTATTTACGGAATATCCTGA
- a CDS encoding SDR family oxidoreductase: MSTKDINRMQDPRQEFHREGYEKQQQEAPGLQSEMKPVPDAGEESYQGCGKLRGRKALVTGGDSGIGRAAAIAYAREGADVALNYLPEEQSDAEEVAELVRKAGRNAVLLPGDLSDESFCKQLIRDALEKLGGLDILALVAGKQVAVEDIQDITTEQLTKTFEVNVFSLFWIAKAALPHLKPGASIITCSSIQAYQPGKNLIDYASTKAAIIAFSRALAKQVASKGIRVNVVAPGPVWTPLQVTGGQLQEDLPEFGQKTPLKRAGQPVELSGLYVFLASQESSFITAEVFGVTGGMHLS, from the coding sequence ATGAGCACAAAAGACATTAACAGGATGCAGGACCCGCGCCAGGAATTCCACCGGGAAGGGTATGAAAAACAACAGCAGGAAGCCCCCGGCCTGCAATCCGAAATGAAGCCCGTGCCGGACGCCGGAGAAGAGAGCTATCAGGGCTGCGGGAAGCTCCGGGGTCGGAAGGCCCTGGTCACGGGCGGGGATTCGGGCATAGGCCGTGCGGCCGCCATTGCCTATGCCCGTGAAGGAGCGGATGTGGCCCTGAATTATCTTCCGGAAGAACAAAGCGACGCGGAGGAAGTGGCGGAGCTGGTCAGGAAGGCAGGCAGGAACGCCGTTCTGCTGCCCGGGGACCTCAGTGACGAATCCTTCTGCAAGCAACTCATCAGGGACGCCCTGGAAAAACTGGGCGGGCTGGACATCCTGGCGCTGGTAGCCGGCAAGCAGGTGGCGGTGGAAGACATTCAGGATATTACCACGGAGCAGTTAACCAAGACATTTGAAGTGAACGTTTTCTCCCTGTTCTGGATTGCCAAGGCCGCCCTCCCCCACCTCAAGCCCGGGGCGAGCATCATCACCTGCTCCTCCATCCAGGCCTATCAGCCGGGCAAAAACCTGATTGACTATGCCTCCACTAAAGCGGCCATCATCGCCTTCAGCCGCGCCCTGGCCAAACAGGTGGCCTCCAAGGGAATCCGGGTCAATGTAGTGGCCCCGGGCCCGGTCTGGACGCCTTTGCAGGTGACCGGAGGGCAGCTTCAGGAAGACCTGCCGGAATTCGGCCAGAAAACACCCCTCAAGCGCGCCGGGCAGCCTGTGGAACTATCCGGCCTGTACGTCTTTCTCGCCTCCCAGGAGTCCAGCTTCATCACTGCAGAAGTCTTCGGCGTCACGGGAGGCATGCACCTGTCCTGA
- the feoB gene encoding ferrous iron transport protein B, translated as MNPNSEEERDGSYGPEEKRMPVVALAGAPNVGKSTVFNALTGLRQHTGNWPGKTVVRAEGIVGRGSQEYLLVDTPGTYSLLACSSDEEAARDFICFGNADAVIVVCSATNLERDLNLALQVMETTGNVVVCVNLMDEARRKGIRINCPLLEKRLGVPVIPAAAARGEGLKVLAETVRRMAWSGERRPSRRLSYGKDMEPWLKRLETAVSGHSLDGLEPRWASVKLLEGDEGTLGLLAQHAGNDLRKEKEVEDILREAAAADSFSGESFGDRVAAAFVERAERLCQGAVILPDGGGLGRDRRIDKVLMGRWTAYPLMFVLLVLIFWITIVGANYPSQWLADLLGEGQEALTALFRLAHAPEWLHGVLVLGVYRVVAWVVSVMLPPMAIFFPLFTLLEDSGYLPRVAFNMDKVFQKCCGCGKQALTMCMGFGCNAAGITGCRIIDSPRERLVAILTNNFVPCNGRFPTLIALMTMFFAGSVASGLQPLASVAGLVLLIGLGVGMTFAMTALLSHTILKGTPSSFTLELPPYRKPQIGKVIVRSFMDRTLAVLWRAVMVAAPAGIVIWLMANIRLGDASLLVHGTQWLDPAGRLMGLDGVILMAFILGIPANEIVFPLIIMGYLASDNMMDMDDMNQLKSLLTDNGWTWVTALCTMLFSLMHWPCSTAVLTVRKETGKWKWAILAFAIPTVCGVAMCILVAGTARLMGFA; from the coding sequence GTGAATCCGAATAGTGAAGAGGAACGGGACGGTTCTTACGGCCCGGAGGAAAAGCGCATGCCCGTTGTGGCCCTGGCGGGCGCTCCCAACGTGGGAAAGAGCACGGTGTTTAATGCGCTGACGGGACTGCGCCAGCATACCGGGAACTGGCCCGGCAAGACGGTGGTCCGTGCGGAGGGTATCGTGGGGCGCGGTTCGCAAGAGTACCTGCTGGTGGATACGCCGGGCACGTATTCCCTGCTGGCCTGTTCCTCGGATGAAGAGGCGGCGCGGGATTTCATCTGTTTTGGCAATGCGGATGCCGTCATTGTAGTTTGTTCCGCCACCAATCTGGAACGGGATTTGAATCTGGCCCTCCAGGTCATGGAAACGACGGGAAATGTAGTGGTCTGCGTTAATTTGATGGATGAGGCCCGGCGCAAGGGCATCCGCATCAACTGCCCTCTTCTGGAAAAACGTCTTGGAGTGCCCGTGATTCCGGCGGCAGCCGCCAGGGGGGAGGGGTTGAAAGTCCTGGCGGAAACGGTGCGGCGGATGGCGTGGTCCGGAGAGAGGCGCCCTTCCCGCCGCCTGTCCTACGGGAAGGACATGGAACCGTGGCTGAAGCGTTTGGAAACCGCTGTTTCCGGCCATTCCCTGGATGGCCTGGAGCCCCGCTGGGCATCCGTCAAGCTGCTGGAGGGGGATGAAGGAACGCTCGGGCTTCTGGCGCAGCATGCGGGGAATGATTTAAGGAAAGAGAAAGAGGTGGAGGATATCCTCCGTGAGGCGGCCGCAGCTGATTCTTTTTCCGGCGAATCTTTTGGCGACCGTGTGGCGGCCGCCTTCGTGGAACGGGCGGAGCGGTTGTGCCAGGGGGCGGTCATCCTGCCGGATGGCGGGGGCCTGGGGCGCGACAGGCGCATCGACAAGGTGCTGATGGGCCGGTGGACGGCTTATCCCCTCATGTTCGTCCTGCTGGTGCTCATTTTCTGGATTACCATCGTGGGGGCCAATTATCCTTCCCAGTGGCTGGCGGACCTGCTTGGCGAAGGACAGGAAGCCCTTACAGCCCTGTTCCGCCTGGCGCATGCTCCGGAATGGCTGCACGGCGTGCTGGTACTGGGCGTTTACCGCGTGGTGGCATGGGTCGTCTCCGTGATGCTGCCTCCCATGGCCATCTTTTTCCCCCTGTTCACCCTGCTGGAGGATTCCGGCTATCTGCCCCGGGTGGCGTTCAATATGGACAAGGTGTTCCAGAAGTGCTGCGGCTGCGGCAAGCAGGCGCTGACCATGTGCATGGGATTCGGGTGCAATGCAGCAGGAATCACGGGGTGCCGTATCATTGATTCCCCCAGGGAGCGGCTCGTCGCCATCTTGACGAACAATTTCGTTCCCTGCAACGGCAGGTTTCCCACGCTGATCGCGCTCATGACCATGTTCTTTGCCGGATCCGTGGCGTCCGGGCTGCAGCCGCTGGCCTCCGTCGCGGGGCTGGTGCTCCTCATCGGCCTGGGCGTGGGGATGACGTTTGCCATGACGGCCCTGCTGTCCCATACGATCCTGAAGGGGACGCCGTCCTCCTTTACCCTGGAACTGCCCCCCTACCGCAAGCCCCAGATCGGGAAGGTGATTGTCCGTTCCTTCATGGACAGGACGCTGGCGGTGCTGTGGCGCGCGGTGATGGTGGCGGCTCCTGCCGGAATCGTCATCTGGCTGATGGCGAATATCCGTTTGGGAGACGCCAGCCTGCTGGTGCACGGCACGCAATGGCTGGACCCCGCCGGGCGCCTCATGGGGCTGGACGGCGTGATCCTGATGGCGTTCATTCTGGGCATTCCGGCCAATGAAATCGTCTTTCCCCTGATCATCATGGGCTACCTGGCTTCAGACAACATGATGGACATGGATGACATGAACCAGTTGAAATCCCTCCTGACGGACAACGGCTGGACCTGGGTAACGGCATTGTGCACCATGCTGTTTTCCCTGATGCACTGGCCGTGCTCCACCGCTGTTCTTACAGTCCGCAAGGAGACGGGCAAATGGAAGTGGGCCATACTTGCCTTTGCCATCCCGACGGTCTGCGGCGTCGCCATGTGCATTCTGGTGGCGGGAACGGCGCGCCTGATGGGATTCGCCTGA
- a CDS encoding FeoA family protein encodes MTLNQLPEGKAARIESLGVESRLKRRLMDIGMIPGTRVECLERGPFGDPVAFLVRGTVMAFRSSDLELITVKSA; translated from the coding sequence ATGACATTAAACCAGTTGCCTGAGGGGAAAGCCGCCAGGATTGAATCCCTGGGAGTGGAAAGCCGCCTGAAAAGGCGGTTGATGGATATAGGCATGATTCCCGGAACCCGGGTAGAATGCCTGGAACGCGGGCCGTTCGGGGATCCCGTTGCCTTTCTTGTGCGTGGAACAGTGATGGCGTTCAGGTCTTCCGATCTGGAACTGATTACCGTCAAGTCCGCCTGA
- a CDS encoding metal-dependent transcriptional regulator codes for MTSSREDYLKAIARLQQNAERVSNRHIADDLGVSAASVSEIIRKMEKEGLVESVEKRSIRLTRKGEEAAVRLVRIHRLWEVFLVDHLGYAWEDVHEEAEKLEHAASPQLMEKLDRFLGYPEMCPHGRKIPGRRSQEPREGPLSRLSDLPAGIPAVVRRVPESKELLELLASCGIRLHEKVALLEEGAHCGAFLVEAREGRRFELPAAAADAILVEISA; via the coding sequence ATGACCAGCAGCCGTGAAGATTATTTGAAAGCGATTGCCAGGCTCCAGCAGAACGCGGAGCGTGTCAGCAACAGGCATATTGCGGATGATCTGGGCGTTTCCGCCGCTTCCGTCAGTGAAATTATCCGGAAGATGGAAAAGGAAGGCCTGGTGGAGAGCGTGGAAAAACGTTCCATCCGCCTGACGCGGAAAGGGGAGGAAGCCGCCGTGCGGCTGGTGCGCATTCACCGGCTGTGGGAGGTTTTCCTGGTAGACCACCTCGGATATGCGTGGGAAGACGTGCATGAGGAAGCGGAAAAGCTGGAACATGCGGCCTCTCCGCAGTTGATGGAAAAGCTGGACCGTTTTCTGGGTTACCCGGAGATGTGCCCCCACGGGAGAAAGATACCGGGCAGGAGGAGCCAGGAACCGCGGGAAGGGCCGCTTTCCCGGCTGTCCGACCTCCCGGCGGGGATTCCGGCGGTGGTCAGGCGTGTGCCGGAGTCAAAGGAACTGCTGGAGCTTCTCGCCTCCTGCGGCATTCGCCTTCATGAAAAGGTGGCCCTCCTGGAGGAAGGCGCGCACTGCGGCGCGTTTCTGGTGGAAGCCCGTGAAGGGCGACGGTTTGAATTGCCGGCCGCCGCCGCTGATGCCATCCTTGTGGAAATTTCTGCATGA
- a CDS encoding alginate lyase family protein, whose translation MVLSTAHGGPLKTPVITLGEKKSLFGEQAQANEYVSYALYYWPDPANPNGPYKPIDGKKNEKLRSMDDSGKMAAFINTVCQLGRQYELNGDEKAASRAGEWLRAWFIAPATRMQPHLKYAQIRPGRQTESDGGGIIDLYRMPDFLDALAVLKRSRALAKEEWKQVDAWLRQYYAWLATSRQGRHAHTSTNNHYLFYVAQCASLAHFLGCDREARQWLAEAFANMDRHIAPDGSQPEELNRAESWQYSVYTLQAWAYLVRAAERTGDKNYRYRKTPAGASIQKAADYLTPFLTNPGAWPWKGSRPGTSLPGIFEPSRPEKEKQDRS comes from the coding sequence ATGGTTCTTTCCACGGCTCATGGAGGTCCGCTGAAAACGCCCGTCATCACCCTGGGCGAGAAAAAAAGCCTGTTTGGAGAACAGGCGCAGGCCAATGAATATGTCAGCTACGCCCTCTATTACTGGCCGGACCCCGCCAACCCGAATGGCCCTTACAAGCCCATTGACGGCAAAAAGAACGAGAAGCTCCGCAGCATGGACGACAGCGGCAAAATGGCCGCTTTCATCAACACCGTCTGCCAACTGGGACGCCAGTATGAATTAAACGGGGACGAGAAGGCCGCCTCCCGCGCCGGAGAATGGCTGAGAGCCTGGTTCATTGCGCCGGCCACCCGCATGCAGCCTCATTTGAAATACGCCCAGATCCGCCCCGGACGCCAGACGGAAAGCGACGGCGGCGGCATCATCGACCTCTACCGCATGCCCGACTTTCTGGACGCGCTGGCCGTACTGAAACGCTCCAGGGCGCTGGCGAAAGAGGAATGGAAGCAGGTTGACGCGTGGCTCAGGCAATACTATGCATGGCTGGCCACCAGCAGGCAGGGCAGGCATGCACATACGAGCACCAACAACCATTACCTGTTCTATGTGGCGCAGTGCGCCAGCCTGGCCCACTTCCTGGGGTGTGACAGGGAAGCGCGGCAATGGCTGGCTGAGGCCTTTGCCAACATGGACCGCCACATTGCCCCGGACGGCTCCCAGCCGGAAGAACTCAACCGGGCGGAATCCTGGCAATACAGCGTTTACACCCTTCAGGCCTGGGCCTACCTCGTACGCGCCGCGGAACGCACAGGGGACAAAAACTACCGTTACAGAAAAACTCCTGCCGGAGCCTCCATCCAGAAAGCGGCGGATTACCTCACTCCGTTCCTCACCAACCCCGGGGCGTGGCCCTGGAAAGGCTCCAGGCCAGGCACCTCATTACCCGGCATCTTTGAACCGTCCCGGCCGGAGAAAGAAAAACAGGACCGTTCCTAA
- a CDS encoding IbrB-like domain-containing protein, whose protein sequence is MKTSSPSPVYKIRRVPLDKIRSNAYNPNSVAPPEMKLLYQSIKEDGYTMPIVCYKLEDGTYEIVDGFHRCQIMKTHRDIYEREEGMVPVAVIDKPLGNRMASTIRHNRARGSHSIELMTNIIRELTEAGMSDAWILKNLGMDATELLRLKQLSGIAALFHDSEFSRAWESK, encoded by the coding sequence ATGAAAACCTCCTCTCCATCCCCCGTCTACAAGATCCGGCGTGTTCCGCTGGACAAAATCCGCTCCAATGCCTACAACCCGAATAGTGTGGCTCCCCCCGAAATGAAGCTGCTTTACCAGAGCATCAAGGAAGACGGCTATACGATGCCGATTGTCTGTTATAAACTGGAGGACGGCACCTATGAAATCGTTGACGGGTTCCACCGCTGCCAGATCATGAAAACCCACCGCGATATTTACGAACGGGAGGAAGGCATGGTGCCGGTGGCCGTCATTGACAAGCCTCTTGGAAACCGCATGGCCTCCACCATCAGGCACAACCGTGCCCGTGGGTCTCATAGTATCGAACTCATGACCAACATTATCCGGGAACTGACGGAAGCAGGCATGTCGGATGCGTGGATACTTAAAAACCTGGGCATGGACGCGACGGAACTGCTGCGCCTCAAGCAGCTCAGTGGCATTGCCGCCCTGTTTCATGACAGCGAATTCAGCCGGGCATGGGAGTCAAAATAA